Proteins encoded by one window of Amaranthus tricolor cultivar Red isolate AtriRed21 chromosome 4, ASM2621246v1, whole genome shotgun sequence:
- the LOC130810452 gene encoding serine/arginine-rich splicing factor SR34A-like isoform X2, which yields MAGSGRASRTIYVGNLPLDVKEYELEDLFYKYGRIVDIELKLPPRPPGYSFVEFEDPRDAQDAIRGRDGYNFDGCLLRVELAHGGRGRSPMGPRGGRGGNSGGGQYSVSRHSEFRVVVRGLPPSASWQDLKDHMRKAGDVCFAQVFRDGEGMMGIVDYTNYEDMQYAIRKLDNTEFRNPFSRSYMRIKAYEGSPPRNRSRSRSPIRDRSRSLERSPRPAPRSSSASLAEPSRTFVTGD from the exons ATGGCTGGTAGTGGTCGTGCCTCCCGCACAATTTATGTTGGAAATCTTCCGCTGGATGTAAAGGAATATGAGCTTGAAGATCTGTTTTACAAG TATGGCCGTATCGTAGATATTGAATTGAAGCTTCCTCCACGCCCTCCAGGCTATTCTTTTGTAGAG TTTGAGGATCCTAGGGATGCTCAAGATGCAATAAGGGGTCGTGATGGCTATAACTTTGATGGTTGTCTTCTGAGG GTTGAGCTGGCTCATGGTGGTAGGGGTAGGTCCCCTATGGGCCCACGTGGTGGCAGAGGTGGCAATAGTGGAGGTGGGCAGTATAGTGTTTCCCGTCATTCTGAGTTTCGAG TTGTTGTGCGTGGACTGCCCCCTTCGGCCTCGTGGCAAGATCTGAAG GATCATATGCGTAAGGCTGGGGATGTGTGCTTTGCGCAAGTTTTTCGTGATGGTGAAG GTATGATGGGAATAGTTGACTATACTAATTATGAAGATATGCAATATGCT ATACGCAAACTGGACAACACTGAATTTCGAAATCCTTTCTCAAGATCCTACATGCGG ATAAAAGCTTACGAGGGTAGTCCACCAAGAAACCGGAGTAGGAGTAGGAGCCCAATCCGAGATAGAAGCAGAAGTTTAGAAAGGAGCCCAAG ACCGGCTCCAAGATCTAGCTCTGCATCCCTTGCAGAACCATCAAG GACCTTTGTTACAGGGGATTAA
- the LOC130810452 gene encoding serine/arginine-rich splicing factor SR34A-like isoform X1, whose translation MQTCSEIDSLRMAGSGRASRTIYVGNLPLDVKEYELEDLFYKYGRIVDIELKLPPRPPGYSFVEFEDPRDAQDAIRGRDGYNFDGCLLRVELAHGGRGRSPMGPRGGRGGNSGGGQYSVSRHSEFRVVVRGLPPSASWQDLKDHMRKAGDVCFAQVFRDGEGMMGIVDYTNYEDMQYAIRKLDNTEFRNPFSRSYMRIKAYEGSPPRNRSRSRSPIRDRSRSLERSPRPAPRSSSASLAEPSRTFVTGD comes from the exons ATG CAAACCTGCAGCGAAATTGATTCATTACGGATGGCTGGTAGTGGTCGTGCCTCCCGCACAATTTATGTTGGAAATCTTCCGCTGGATGTAAAGGAATATGAGCTTGAAGATCTGTTTTACAAG TATGGCCGTATCGTAGATATTGAATTGAAGCTTCCTCCACGCCCTCCAGGCTATTCTTTTGTAGAG TTTGAGGATCCTAGGGATGCTCAAGATGCAATAAGGGGTCGTGATGGCTATAACTTTGATGGTTGTCTTCTGAGG GTTGAGCTGGCTCATGGTGGTAGGGGTAGGTCCCCTATGGGCCCACGTGGTGGCAGAGGTGGCAATAGTGGAGGTGGGCAGTATAGTGTTTCCCGTCATTCTGAGTTTCGAG TTGTTGTGCGTGGACTGCCCCCTTCGGCCTCGTGGCAAGATCTGAAG GATCATATGCGTAAGGCTGGGGATGTGTGCTTTGCGCAAGTTTTTCGTGATGGTGAAG GTATGATGGGAATAGTTGACTATACTAATTATGAAGATATGCAATATGCT ATACGCAAACTGGACAACACTGAATTTCGAAATCCTTTCTCAAGATCCTACATGCGG ATAAAAGCTTACGAGGGTAGTCCACCAAGAAACCGGAGTAGGAGTAGGAGCCCAATCCGAGATAGAAGCAGAAGTTTAGAAAGGAGCCCAAG ACCGGCTCCAAGATCTAGCTCTGCATCCCTTGCAGAACCATCAAG GACCTTTGTTACAGGGGATTAA